The Bifidobacterium crudilactis genome has a window encoding:
- a CDS encoding type II toxin-antitoxin system RelB/DinJ family antitoxin — MATITVRVDDETKLKASDIAEDFGFDLSSVTRAFYRQMVRERRIPLNLSYEPIPNEQTLAAIREAEEITQSGRQRFKNADEMFDSLGI, encoded by the coding sequence ATGGCGACTATTACTGTACGAGTGGACGATGAGACCAAACTGAAGGCCTCCGATATCGCAGAGGACTTCGGCTTCGATCTTTCATCTGTCACCAGGGCGTTCTATCGCCAGATGGTGCGGGAACGTCGCATTCCGTTGAACCTCAGCTATGAACCCATCCCCAATGAGCAGACTCTCGCCGCTATTCGTGAGGCGGAGGAGATAACGCAAAGCGGACGTCAGCGCTTCAAGAACGCTGACGAGATGTTTGATTCTTTGGGAATCTGA
- a CDS encoding type II toxin-antitoxin system RelE/ParE family toxin translates to MLVPEYTSGFERDVKRMTRKHMDTEGLRRVIRLVLADNEESRDELRRRHRAHRLTGDWSGVLECHIDNSLDSLLIWRTSSGTAVFLRVGSHDELFR, encoded by the coding sequence ATGCTCGTTCCCGAATACACCTCAGGCTTTGAGCGCGACGTGAAACGAATGACCAGGAAACATATGGACACCGAGGGCTTACGTCGTGTAATTCGTCTGGTACTTGCTGACAACGAAGAGTCTCGCGATGAGCTACGGCGCAGACATCGTGCCCATAGGCTCACTGGCGACTGGAGTGGAGTGCTCGAGTGCCACATCGACAACAGTCTCGATAGTCTGCTGATATGGCGTACATCCAGTGGCACTGCTGTCTTCCTGCGTGTAGGCAGCCATGACGAACTATTTCGTTAG